A region of Theileria annulata chromosome 2, complete sequence, *** SEQUENCING IN PROGRESS *** DNA encodes the following proteins:
- a CDS encoding uncharacterized protein (chr2.cand.260 - hypothetical transmembrane protein;~transmembrane protein, putative;~9 probable transmembrane helices predicted for TA13420 by TMHMM2.0 at aa 109-131, 317-339, 980-999, 1052-1074, 1084-1101, 1129-1151, 1191-1213, 1225-1247 and 1267-1289): MEYLNEPTVQQILGNDLYSYFKESDENAEKVYFTDENAKNKESDSENSVVKIGLTTKQAIDRIISKLTEILSNYNDKIKLKDLFPELVQVDIALNATALLINIGKMFANVYWEFVLEFLLLLFWLILNVYVKILFKVSKVYRKRNRLLEILHFLKFEFTYPNPESDTKKYNIDPSSSDFISVYRDYDWVRLPRNILVEGDVYKLRINETFPCDSLLILNVNNNDLVTHNEIYREGERCNFVGTPVENEHFLDGTFVALSDSFLKYINYYLFHDHSDYQPNLELPRRESSWFRNNQEETKIIWNYNDNYIFLNNNNKIVIVIIIIVTLILNLMWAILYNVESKFSTIITMYRLLIMLQFVGLDPFSKLSELWGNVKLMAIFDLYQENMLKDLNPVRSVSSSKSLLSSSIFGSESSDMMLSEVKISFMQVNKVLRLGLFDELSLIRRLSTITLLSFIDDVGILLNSYQSLQEISIISKNTQNTTISSHLHESIHHHENSQQDDGVFIRLSTTDERDSALNMANILGNVFEQDVVEDTDELLILDIYNDIDLYGKDNSAFINDYELNNKNLLKPLVFSIALTSILNINMYRSSLFNSYMSMLINNELASYTNCLCNLNTVFNFRRYYLKHFKLLKFIVINTSGITYSTDIKSGALDSNDDSIVIYFYRDLNKRVIQMLIKCRITILNDCKLNFYNGNVIKPLNRALRRKISDLNVQWLSNGIGSFLYLYKPISIDDYNILQVLLPFSTIYNNFKTPPTTNVGNTGPATAPYTATAQTGTETGFGTRRKNNKLMFLYRHNSLYYKYKGINIYKLSNKFKNTISSEALAHKDIILGSFIGEMLKSYIKNSILLGIVGIKYEANKEINSKINELHKSGIRFVYFSKHNEKHTRIIGSLFGLEISWNSMISLSTSETSSYINQEGHIVLPNGIDNIRQHIKYVDDIPLQVSLFCNCNYENIIEMFNILNENNENIMCIGSGLNSNNFYLFSNAYLAFAISLNYHPLCKFCKCKRWQGVSRQHVIVESRSEIINEGDSLFELLFELFKESRNTSTNIQEAVSFMLLSYYTIITMYFIQSLLSLTSVFNNFDLILIMYFYIPLISITLLNNPIMDKIMEQLPNKIESSNIYYKYYFRIYSRIVVFALFTMATHYINIFYVNNHLNATFMLNNQPCKNFFHYPKTHCMNLLSKHLNYSQYVWLIQNFTSIVFVIFLIISSIFWIQKYTFLGISCFLNYHWLFISFLICFVHVGIVSLRLYLNPIEDFKVIRILITNSSLSLLFIVPILLIDQAIKLFIIKDKNTQQKFLQLLFSTKLGTWSPK, translated from the exons atggAGTATTTGAATGAACCTACAGTTCAACAGATACTAGGAAATGATTTGTACAGTTATTTCAAAGAGTCTGACGAAAATGCAGAAAAAGTCTATTTTACAGATGAAAATgctaaaaataaagaatcGGATAGCGAAAATTCAGTTGTAAAAATTGGTTTAACAACCAAACAAGCAATCGATCGTATTATAAGCAAATTAACA GAAATACTATCTAATTATAATGataagataaaattaaaggaTTTATTTCCGGAATTGGTCCAGGTTGATATAGCATTGAACGCGACGGCACTGCTTATCAACATCGGTAAGATGT TCGCAAACGTTTACTGGGAGTTCGTGCTTGAGTTTCTGCTGTTGTTGTTTTGGTTGATACTAAATGTGTATGTTAAAATTCTGTTTAAGGTGTCCAAAGTCTATAGAAAACGTAACCGCCTGTTGGAAATTTTACACTTCCTAAAGTTTGAATTCACATACCCGAATCCAGAATCTGACACTAAAAAGTATAACATCGATCCGTCGTCATCTGATTTTATCTCAGTTTACAGGGATTATGACTGGGTGAGACTGCCGAGGAACATCCTAGTGGAAGGAGATGTTTACAAGCTTAGAATTAACGAAACCTTCCCATGCGATTCATTGCTTATCTTGAACGTTAACAACAATGACTTGGTTACGCATAATGAGATTTATAGAGAAGGAGAACGATGTAATTTCGTAGGAACCCCAGTTGAAAACGAGCACTTTTTAGACGGAACATTTGTAGCATTAAGCGATTCGTTCTTAAAGTACATCAACTATTACCTATTCCATGATCATTCCGACTATCAGCCGAATTTAGAACTGCCAAGAAGAGAAAGCTCATGGTTCAGAAATAACCAAGAAGAGACCAAGATCATATGGAACTATAATGATAATTACATCTTCCTAAACAACAATAACAAGATTGTAAtagtaattattataatagtGACTTTGATACTAAACCTCATGTGGGCAATACTGTACAATGTTGAGAGTAAATTCAGTACAATAATAACCATGTACCGACTACTGATCATGTTACAGTTCGTCGGTCTCGACCCGTTCAGCAAGTTGTCGGAGTTGTGGGGAAACGTTAAGCTAATGGCAATATTCGACTTGTATCAAGAGAATATGCTTAAGGATTTGAACCCAGTAAGATCAGTAAGTTCATCGAAGTCACTTCTGAGTTCCTCAATTTTCGGATCTGAATCCTCAGACATGATGCTAAGCGAAGTAAAAATTTCGTTTATGCAAGTTAATAAGGTTCTAAGACTTGGTTTGTTTGACGAACTTAGCCTAATAAGGCGACTTTCAACAATCACTCTACTCTCATTCATTGATGATGTGGGCATTCTGTTGAACAGTTATCAGTCACTACAGGaaatttcaataatatcCAAAAATACCCAAAACACCACAATCTCAAGCCATCTCCATGAATCAATTCATCACCACGAAAACTCTCAACAGGATGATGGTGTATTTATACGCCTGTCTACAACAGATGAAAGGGATTCGGCGTTGAACATGGCGAACATCTTGGGGAACGTATTTGAACAGGACGTGGTCGAGGATACGGACGAGCTGCTGATATTGGACATATACAACGACATAGACTTGTACGGGAAAGACAACAGCGCCTTCATAAACGATTATGagttgaataataaaaatttgcTTAAACCACTTGTATTCTCAATTGCACTTACCTCGATACTTAACATCAATATGTATCGATCAAGTCTGTTCAATAGTTATATGTCAATGCTCATAAACAATGAGCTTGCCAGTTACACAAACTGCTTGTGTAACCTTAACACGGTGTTCAATTTTAGGAGATATTATCTGAAACACTTTAAACTGCTGAAGTTCATAGTCATAAATACTTCAGGAATAACTTACAGTACAGATATCAAAAGTGGAGCTCTGGATAGTAATGACGACTCCATTGTCATTTACTTTTACAgagatttaaataaaaggGTGATACAGATGCTAATAAAGTGTAGGATTACCATACTTAACGATTGCAAGCTTAACTTCTATAACGGTAATGTTATTAAGCCACTCAATAGAGCGTTGAGGAGGAAGATATCAGACCTGAACGTCCAGTGGCTATCGAATGGAATCGGGTCGTTTCTATACCTTTATAAACCAATTTCAATTGACGACTACAACATTCTCCAGGTTCTTTTACCCTTCTCGACCATATATAACAATTTCAAAACTCCCCCAACTACCAATGTTGGTAATACTGGTCCAGCCACAGCACCATATACAGCAACTGCTCAAACTGGAACAGAAACAGGATTTGGAACTAGGAGAAAGAACAATAAGCTCATGTTTCTGTATAGACATAACAGTTTGTATTATAAGTACAAAGGGATTAACATTTACAAACTGTCAAACAAGTTTAAAAACACCATTTCATCGGAAGCTTTAGCTCACAAGGACATAATCCTGGGAAGCTTTATAGGAGAAATGCTCAAGTCATACATCAAAAATTCCATCCTACTAGGTATTGTAGGAATAAAATACGAGGCGAATAAGGAAATAAACTCAAAGATAAACGAGTTGCATAAGTCTGGAATAAGATTCGTGTACTTCTCTAAGCATAATGAAAAGCACACCAGAATCATTGGAAGTCTTTTTGGACTTGAGATCTCTTGGAACTCAATGATTTCACTTTCCACATCAGAAAC GTCATCATACATAAACCAAGAGGGCCATATTGTGTTACCTAACGGAATTGATAATATCAGACAgcatataaaatatgtCGATGATATCCCATTGcag GTGTCGCTGTTTTGTAACTGCAATTATGAGAATATCATTGAAATGTTCAACATACTGAACGAGAACAACGAGAATATAATGTGCATAGGCTCAGGCCTGAATAGTAATaacttttatttattctcAAATGCATATCTGGCATTCGCAATCTCACTCAACTATCACCCTCTGTGCAAATTCTGTAAAT gTAAGAGGTGGCAAGGAGTAAGTAGGCAACACGTGATTGTGGAAAGTAGGTCAGAAATT ataaACGAAGGAGACTCGCTGTTTGAACTATTATTTGAGCTGTTTAAAGAAAGCAGAAACACTTCAACTAACATACAAGAGGCTGTGTCTTTCATGCTTTTGTCATATTACACCATCATCACaatgtattttatacaatCTCTCTTATCTCTAACATCCGTGTTCAAT AactttgatttaattttaatcatGTACTTTTACATACCCCTAATTTCAATCACACTCCTCAATAACCCAATCATGGACAAAATTATGGAGCAGTTGCCTAACAAAATCGAAAGCAGCAATATATACTACAAATACTAC TTCAGAATATATAGCAGGATCGTTGTGTTCGCCCTATTCACGATGGCCActcattatataaatatattttacgTCAATAATCATTTGAACGCAACTTTTATGCTTAATAACCAGCCCTGCAAGAATTTCTTCCACT atCCTAAAACACACTGTATGAATCTGCTAAGTAAGCACTTGAACTACTCTCAGTACGTGTGGTTGATACAGAACTTCACCTCCATTGTTTTTGTTATATTTCTTATCATATCTTCCATTTTCTGGATTCAGAAATATACTTTTTTGGGCATCTCTTGCTTTTTAAATTACCATTGGTTGTTTATTTCCTTTTTAATATGTTTTGTCCATGTTGGAATTGTTTCTCTCAGGCTTTATTTGAATCCCATTGAAGACTTCAAGGTTATTAGAATTCTAATTACCAACTCCAGTCTTTCTCTTTTATTCATTGTTCCGATTCTTTTAATTGACCAGGCTATTAAgcttttcattattaagGACAAAAACACTCAGCAGAAGTTCCTACAGCTTCTCTTCTCCACTAAACTGGGCACTTGGTCCCCcaaatga
- a CDS encoding SfiI-subtelomeric fragment related protein family member, putative (hypothetical protein, conserved Theileria family, signal peptide;~Signal peptide predicted for TA13425 by SignalP 2.0 HMM (Signal peptide probability 0.980, signal anchor probability 0.003) with cleavage site probability 0.675 between residues 19 and 20) — translation MFNFYILLVIISGLWCGTGENILKKKADNVKDKYELVVGSAYKELAKQGAYSSVVTKIEKGEEITNPDDLKVKDVYEAYNNLKTEYDGMLNLIKLAYYEEKLKEAVESQPTSSSRGSPSAGTSPAGGQTSTTKSQNQSASSSSQSRSSQSSSQPASSGSKSTPTTPTSGGTQPSGAGSTPTSQSQSRSSQSSTQSARSGSQSQSVKTASQPTTPSSGAGTSASPSGSTQPPKAGGTSSPTTQTSSTPASQTPTSQSSSQSTGTGTSAGQVSKSPTPESQPESSSSETDQSSSGSGSGTDGTVVTKSIEPTKVTLDIDSSQGTSQFGYSKSDKINTFTVKDEHVFSKVNKGTDAVWDSKGGDCGTKVIFIDENKKYVSILLTNSMFLLFHLESGQWKDITSTRHHIDKLKFFGDSDNPLTKNDYTVTIADYSYRFTFKAGVNCSKIKYADDDLWKNTDDPEYSTITAFDLGLISNNFFVKNKTKFKKLDFNPTQAKGGQSTTPVSEVITATTVPQTSLAKLAEPAPEKVAVTVIAPTNRPRPKKTPKGATGPRTAITLNIADKASNSAVEFKEDYQKNVMVFSSKEKYVFNKIVKIDGSETVIWQAKDQTEHFHTVYVDGLGTFSKTKNMSLHLCNGNFIHLNGSDSGPWSESPAVVDLDVRISNSNIKVDYFQKDNFRIYVAKPGYTIRKVMKSKKCSSDCICSPKVIWEAQSEHALKVVLMGSKKEPKHLSVMLESGELTLLFKSGKGQPWDDVTSSRNKITDLKMYAMAEGKSMELHRGHYSITLFNEFYGYLFHEGVGCVKVTHKGKNIWDLKEEGDFGCLKGVFLDLKSNKFNVMNDDDRYWVCEEVRKVNPVTLDVSSKASTDDFDYTVDHNRKINIYTSKGNAMFNQVIKTSGSNCCGSRCCGSETVIWEASDPQNYASKVFADGVGACSSTKNVSIYLLNGDILHFNEGDNVWQKSGNKIILDVDKTSSTIGYDFVHHGETRTFTTKPGYLFKTVMLSSSWTWLVCGSSCCKSGCLSDHIFWEAQTDDECSTKVTVYGVKTTVTNINIFLKNNEVKHFHKADGKWVSKTSIVLDIEKNKDNDLFEYRSTRNFGHFNPMANLTIEKIVKTYKSNCCASACCGSACCGSIDELVIWTAQPDDHGLKAVLMGSGKDEKFLSILLQSGNFVLLRKCGKGECWEDITQEKSDFSGIKMYSLEEGTSNYHQLTDTDYDPIIFESRYGYEFKEGVKCVKITYNNSILWNHTDDPEFGYLKGLYLDLPKDQFSVTNLKDQTKQLTKAKRTLVSLDIENTQSTNQFSYTDQNGVITYKVKPGCLFVKISKGTKDVWESINNVCGKLVRTMTINGVKYLAILLDNNMFKIFKESDDDWQDITKDSHDVTKLKFIGENDLVLTSSDYNVTIVDLSYTYIFNDGVECRKVKLGDLEVWKHSDDPGFSEIRKFRLGLISNNFYVLNNKNESKKIDYKPTPETTAVITKVSVTKPAVPTKVTLDIEKTQSTSQFEYTDHNGVVTFTSKDSHLFDKVSQGTTLIWESKTDVCGTLVRTKTTKGVKYLVVLLTNNMFTLFHLEDDEWNDITSDRHDVTNLKFLGENDAELSKTDYTVTIVDLSYTFLFNTGVSCKKVKLGDDEVWKDTDDTKFADIKSFSLGLASNSFFVKNQSDEVKKIEKKAEAPEPTPPEDTAPVTTPVTAPEPTPVTPTPEETATETKPEEEPETPPEAEEPAPEPPVTETPPVTIPETKPVISLKAPEPEAEQVVTPVAKPFALDIEETESTNEYDYSDKNGVVTYRVKPGHGFNKVTQGIWGIWESTDLYGRLVRTKVFSNNERFLAIIFYNNTFNLFRKSEGSNTWKDITDKRLYVTKLRFLSHSDHVLTNVDFTVSFVDFFYSFNFRNISKCLKVTYGENVVWKHTDYFDFSDITTFYFGIISNRFFVRNRYGRFIKLEKELEASRTAVPTQQPAQPVKQQAEESTEAEDSSPTTPTDSAKQQATPEETAEPNQSAEPVSSEQSTPPTSIPVPIESIEQFDRVTEAYDNLSKLDKYKQLLNSAQEKIAAGHSASGLSESEPVVKDVYDAYTNLKDLYNKILNFTKISHYSTQLDIAINTSSVNAKDVITNFNAVAAVYNQLDELNKYNGNLNGNIVDTAQKLSAGEKAGYEWDTSENKLKNTDDEDRLIQNKRQKYRCIIVPSMLTMWSTNFNTGSSSQSPQGRLTAGTKFSNLNNDDEGARAKNLWHIQPPDKIEMVLLIATFFPPVIVALLNRGVFGPDAKARSPKTCPDKSGGGMGGWRKYTPQYCGSSSTESYSYTHFILENHIVTDEVVLLPMQLIYALLKVLLDFYSVCYITEYEKNDPSECPTEGMTR, via the exons ATGTTCAATTTCTACATATTACTAGTTATTATTTCAGGGTTGTGGTGTGGTACTGGAGAGAACATACTCAAAAAGAAGGCCGACAACGTCAAAGATAAATATGAGCTTGTAGTTGGGTCGGCATACAAAGAACTGGCAAAACAAGGAGCATACTCATCTGTAGTGACCAAAATAGAAAAAGGTGAAGAAATAACTAATCCTGATGATCTAAAGGTCAAGGACGTGTATGAAGCCTACAACAATCTGAAGACAGAGTATGATGGGATGTTAAACCTTATCAAACTCGCATACTATGAGGAGAAACTTAAAGAGGCTGTAGAATCTCAACCAACTTCGTCAAGTAGAGGTAGTCCATCTGCGGGCACTAGTCCTGCTGGAGGTCAAACCTCTACTACTAAATCGCAAAATCAATCTGCCTCTAGTTCATCGCAATCACGATCTAGCCAATCTTCATCTCAGCCAGCAAGTAGTGGCTCTAAAAGTACTCCTACTACTCCTACAAGTGGAGGTACTCAACCATCTGGAGCAGGTTCTACTCCTACATCACAAAGTCAATCACGATCGAGCCAATCTTCAACCCAGTCAGCCAGAAGTGGCTCTCAAAGTCAATCAGTAAAAACTGCATCACAACCGACAACTCCTTCATCTGGAGCAGGTACCTCTGCTTCTCCTAGTGGAAGTACTCAACCACCTAAAGCAGGTGGAACAAGTTCTCCTACCACTCAAACTTCAAGTACACCTGCTTCACAAACTCCTACATCACAATCCTCATCTCAGTCAACCGGGACTGGTACCAGTGCAGGTCAGGTAAGTAAGTCACCAACCCCTGAATCACAACCAGAATCAAGTTCATCTGAAACTGATCAATCCAGTAGTGGTAGTGGTAGTGGTACTGATGGAACAGTAGTTACGAAATCAATAGAACCTACCAAGGTTACTCTGGATATTGACTCCAGTCAGGGCACTAGTCAATTTGGCTACTCCAAGagtgataaaattaacactTTCACCGTTAAGGATGAGCATGTGTTCAGTAAGGTTAATAAGGGAACAGATGCAGTTTGGGACTCTAAGGGAGGTGACTGTGGAACTAAggttatatttattgatgAGAATAAGAAATATGTGTCAATCCTACTGACAAATAGTATGTTCTTATTATTCCATCTGGAATCTGGTCAATGGAAAGACATCACCTCTACCAGACATCATATTGACAAACTGAAATTCTTCGGTGACTCTGATAATCCTCTCACCAAGAATGATTATACAGTTACTATCGCAGATTACTCGTATAGATTTACTTTCAAAGCTGGAGTCAACTGTAGTAAGATCAAGTATGCAGATGACGACCTTTGGAAAAATACCGATGACCCCGAGTATTCCACAATAACTGCGTTTGATCTTGGTCTTATATCAAACAATTTCTTTGTGAAgaataaaactaaatttaaGAAACTAGATTTTAATCCAACTCAAGCAAAGGGAGGTCAATCAACAACACCAGTGTCTGAAGTAATCACTGCCACGACTGTTCCTCAAACTTCATTGGCCAAGCTAGCTGAACCTGCTCCTGAAAAGGTTGCTGTGACAGTTATTGCTCCTACTAATAGACCTAGACCTAAGAAAACTCCAAAGGGGGCTACTGGACCTAGGACAGCTATTACACTCAACATAGCTGATAAGGCAAGTAATAGCGCAGTTGAGTTTAAAGAGGATTATCAGAAAAATGTTATGGTATTTAGTTCTAAGGAGAAATACGTATTCAACAAAATTGTTAAGATTGATGGCTCCGAGACAGTAATTTGGCAGGCCAAGGATCAAACTGAGCATTTTCATACAGTCTATGTTGATGGTCTCGGAACATTTTCGAAAACTAAAAATATGAGTCTTCATCTTTGTAACGGGAACTTTATACACTTAAATGGGTCTGACTCTGGACCCTGGAGTGAGTCTCCAGCTGTCGTAGATCTTGATGTAAGGATTTCCAATAGTAATATCAAAGTCGATTACTTTCAGAAGGATAACTTTAGGATATATGTAGCTAAGCCTGGTTACACAATCAGAAAGGTTATGAAGTCCAAGAAATGTAGCTCAGATTGTATCTGTTCACCCAAGGTTATTTGGGAAGCACAAAGTGAACATGCACTTAAGGTAGTGTTGATGGGTTCCAAAAAAGAACCAAAACACCTTTCAGTTATGTTGGAGAGTGGTGAACTTACACTGCTATTCAAGAGTGGCAAGGGTCAGCCATGGGACGATGTAACCTCTAGCaggaataaaattactgaTCTCAAGATGTATGCTATGGCTGAGGGTAAGAGCATGGAGCTACATAGAGGCCACTACTCCATAACACTGTTTAACGAATTTTATGGTTATTTGTTCCATGAAGGAGTTGGCTGTGTGAAGGTTACCCATAAGGGTAAGAACATTTGGGACCTGAAGGAGGAAGGTGACTTTGGTTGCTTGAAAGGTGTCTTCcttgatttaaaatctaataaGTTTAATGTCATGAATGATGATGATAGGTACTGGGTATGTGAAGAGGTGAGGAAGGTTAATCCTGTCACCCTCGACGTCAGCAGTAAAGCCAGTACTGACGACTTTGATTATACGGTCGATCATAAcagaaaaattaacatcTACACCTCCAAGGGTAACGCAATGTTCAACCAGGTAATTAAGACGAGTGGTTCGAATTGCTGTGGCTCACGATGTTGTGGTTCAGAGACTGTGATCTGGGAGGCCAGTGATCCTCAAAACTATGCCAGCAAGGTTTTTGCTGATGGTGTAGGTGCCTGTAGCAGTACCAAAAACGTTAGCATATACCTTTTGAATGGTGATATATTGCACTTTAATGAGGGTGATAATGTGTGGCAGAAGTCTGGTAACAAAATTATCCTTGACGTCGATAAGACCTCTAGTACCATTGGTTATGACTTTGTCCATCATGGTGAGACGAGGACTTTCACTACAAAGCCTGGATACCTATTCAAAACTGTAATGCTAAGTAGTTCGTGGACCTGGCTAGTGTGTGGTTCGAGTTGTTGTAAGTCAGGATGTCTTTCAGATCATATTTTTTGGGAGGCACAAACTGATGACGAGTGTTCAACCAAGGTCACGGTGTATGGTGTCAAAACAACTGTTACGAACATTAACATATTCCTCAAAAATAATGAGGTTAAACACTTCCACAAAGCGGACGGGAAGTGGGTCTCAAAAACCAGCATTGTTCTTGATATCGAGAAGAATAAGGATAATGACCTATTTGAGTATAGATCCACCAGAAACTTCGGTCATTTCAATCCTATGGCAAATTTGACAATCGAGAAGATTGTAAAAACATACAAATCTAATTGTTGTGCTTCAGCATGTTGTGGTAGTGCATGTTGTGGTTCAATAGATGAACTTGTGATCTGGACTGCTCAACCAGACGATCATGGTCTCAAGGCAGTACTGATGGGTTCTGGTAAAGATGAGAAATTCCTGTCGATTCTGCTGCAAAGCGGTAACTTCGTACTTCTTAGGAAGTGTGGTAAAGGTGAATGCTGGGAAGACATCACTCAGGAAAAGAGTGATTTCTCCGGTATTAAGATGTACTCCCTTGAAGAAGGTACATCCAACTATCATCAACTCACTGATACTGATTATGATCCAATAATATTCGAGTCTAGATATGGCTATGAGTTTAAAGAAGGTGTCAAGTGTGTTAAGATCACATACAATAATTCTATACTGTGGAATCATACTGATGATCCTGAGTTTGGATACCTGAAGGGTCTATATCTAGATCTTCCTAAAGACCAGTTCAGTGTCACAAATCTTAAAGATCAGACAAAGCAACTTACCAAAGCTAAGAGAACACTTGTTAGCCTGGATATAGAGAACACTCAAAGTACGAATCAATTCTCGTATACCGATCAGAATGGAGTTATTACATACAAGGTGAAGCCTGGCTGTTTGTTTGTTAAGATATCTAAGGGTACAAAGGATGTCTGGGaatctattaataatgtcTGTGGTAAGTTGGTCAGGACTATGACTATCAATGgtgttaaatatttagCAATATTGctggataataatatgttcaaaATCTTCAAAGAGTCCGATGATGATTGGCAAGATATTACCAAAGATAGTCATGATGTTACCAAACTTAAGTTCATCGGAGAGAATGATCTTGTGCTTACGTCATCAGACTACAATGTCACTATCGTCGACCTGTCATATACCTACATATTTAATGATGGAGTCGAATGTAGGAAGGTGAAGTTAGGAGATCTTGAGGTTTGGAAACATAGTGACGATCCTGGGTTTTCAGAAATCAGGAAATTTAGACTTGGTCTTATATCTAACAATTTTTATGTccttaataataaaaatgaatcaAAGAAAATCGATTATAAACCAACTCCTGAAACGACAGCTGTGATAACTAAAGTGTCTGTTACCAAACCAGCTGTCCCAACCAAGGTAACTCTGGATATTGAGAAGACTCAAAGTACCAGTCAGTTTGAATACACTGATCACAATGGAGTTGTTACATTCACTTCCAAGGATAGTCACCTGTTCGATAAGGTATCTCAGGGTACCACTCTGATCTGGGAATCTAAAACTGATGTATGTGGTACCTTGGTTAGGACTAAGACTACCAAGGGTGTTAAATACCTTGTTGTACTACTgacaaataatatgttcacATTATTCCATCTGGAGGATGATGAGTGGAACGACATCACTTCTGATAGACATGATGTTACTAATCTTAAGTTCCTTGGTGAGAACGATGCTGAGCTCTCCAAGACTGACTACACAGTAACCATAGTCGATCTATCCTATACCTTCTTATTCAACACTGGAGTCAGCTGTAAGAAGGTGAAGTTAGGAGATGACGAGGTTTGGAAAGATACTGATGATACCAAGTTTGCTGATATAAAGTCATTTTCACTTGGACTTGCCTCAAACAGTTTCTTCGTTAAGAACCAATCTGATGAAGTCAAGAAGATAGAAAAGAAGGCTGAGGCTCCAGAACCCACTCCTCCAGAAGATACAGCTCCTGTCACTACACCAGTCACTGCTCCAGAACCTACACCTGTCACACCTACTCCAGAAGAGACTGCTACAGAGACTAAGCCCGAGGAGGAACCTGAAACTCCACCAGAAGCTGAGGAACCTGCTCCTGAACCACCTGTCACTGAGACTCCTCCAGTTACTATTCCAGAGACTAAACCTGTCATTTCACTTAAAGCTCCTGAACCTGAAGCTGAACAAGTCGTTACTCCCGTGGCCAAACCCTTTGCCCTTGATATTGAGGAGACTGAGAGTACTAATGAGTACGACTACAGTGATAAGAATGGAGTTGTCACCTACAGGGTTAAGCCTGGACATGGATTCAATAAGGTTACTCAAGGTATTTGGGGTATTTGGGAATCCACTGATCTTTATGGCAGATTGGTTAGGACCAAGGTATTCAGTAATAATGAAAGATTTTTGGccattatattttataacaaTACTTTCAACCTGTTCCGTAAGTCAGAAGGGAGTAATACTTGGAAAGACATAACCGACAAGAGACTCTATGTCACCAAATTGAGGTTCCTAAGTCATAGTGATCATGTATTGACGAATGTTGACTTTACAGTTTCCTTTGTTGACTTCTTTTATAGCTTTAACTTTAGAAATATATCCAAGTGTCTCAAGGTTACGTATGGCGAAAATGTTGTTTGGAAACACACTGACTATTTCGATTTTTCAGACATAACTACATTTTATTTCGGTATCATTTCAAACCGTTTCTTTGTGAGGAACCGATATGGTCGATTTATTAAGTTAGAAAAGGAACTTGAGGCTTCCAGGACTGCAGTGCCTACTCAACAACCTGCACAGCCTGTCAAACAACAAGCTGAAGAATCCACTGAAGCTGAAGACTCGTCACCTACAACGCCTACAGACTCTGCCAAACAACAAGCTACGCCTGAAGAAACTGCAGAACCCAATCAGTCTGCAGAGCCTGTCTCCTCCGAACAATCTACCCCTCCTACTTCAA TTCCTGTACCCATTGAATCCATCGAACAATTCGACCGGGTCACAGAAGCGTACGATAACCTATCAAAACTCGATAAATACAAACAGCTACTAAATTCAGCACAAGAAAAAATAGCAGCAGGCCATTCTGCATCAGGACTATCAGAATCTGAACCTGTGGTCAAAGATGTGTATGATGCCTATACCAATCTCAAAGATCTATATAACAAGATATTAAACTTTACTAAAATCTCCCACTACTCCACACAACTAGACATTGCAATCAATACTTCTAGCGTTAATGCCAAGGATGTAATAACTAACTTTAATGCAGTCGCTGCAGTCTATAACCAACTAGACGAACTTAATAAGTACAAT GGTAACTTAAACGGTAACATTGTTGACACAGCTCAGAAGCTCAGTGCTGGAGAGAAGGCCGGATACGAATGGGACACCAGCGAGAATAAGCTCAAAAATACCGATGATGAAGACAGGCTCATCCAAAACAAACGGCAAAAATACAGGTGCATTATTGTTCCTT